ACGCCCGCGGCCATGGCCGCCTGCCGGGCCGGGTTCTGGCCGCAGCCCGCGGCGAGCACCTGGCCCATGATCACCTCACCAACCTGGGCGGCCGGCACGCCGGTGCGCTGCAGCAGCGCGCGGATGACGGTGGCGCCCAGTTCGGTCGCGGGAGTCTTGGCGAGGGTGCCGCCGAACTTGCCGATGGGGGTGCGGACGGCGTCGACGATGACGATGGTGTCTTTCATGGTGTGCGTGTCCCGTGTGCGGTGGAAAAAGCGAGGGGTTCAGACGGTCGTGCCGCCCGTCGCGAGCGTGGCCAGCGCGGCCTCGGCGCTGACCTTGACGTAGCGGCCCGGGGCGGGTTCGATGGGGCGGTAGCGGCGGTTGCCGAAGCTGCGCGGCGCGGGCTTGAGTCGCCCCGCGTGTGACGCCAGCCACGGCGCCCAGTCGGTCCACCAGCTGCCGCGGTGTTCGGTGGCGGCGGCGATCCAGTCGTCCACCTGTGCGGGGAAGTGCCCCTCGGGCCCGGTCCAGAAGCTGCGCTTGCCCTTGGCCGCCGGGTTGATCACCCCGGCGATGTGGCCCGATGCCCCCATCACGAAGCGCAGCGGGCCACCCAGGTGCTGCGTGGACGCGTAGGCCCCGCCGATCGGCACGATGTGATCCTCACGCGAGCCGTACACGTAAGCCGGGATATCGATCGCCCCGAGGTCGAGCCGCTCGCCGCAGACGGTGAGCTTGCCTGGCTGGCATAGCTCGTTTTGCAAGTACAGGTGCCGCAGGTACCACGCGTACCACTTGCCCGGCAGGTTGGTGCTATCGCTGTTCCAGTACAGCAGGTCGAACGGCGGCGGTGTCTCGCCCTTGAGGTAGTTGCCGACGACGTAGTTCCACACCAGATCGTTGGGCCGCAGGAAGCTGAAGGTCGTCGCCAGCTCCCGCCCCGGCAGGATGCCGCCGTTGGCGAACTGCAGCTCGCGGTAGCGCACGAAGGCCTCGTCGATGAAGACGTCCAGCACCCCCGTGTCGGTGAAGTCCAGCAGCGTCGTCAGGAACGTGGCGCTCTCGACCTTGTGCTCCCCGCGCGCCGCGAGCACCGCGAGCGCCGTGCCCAGCATCGTACCGCCGACGCAGAAGCCCAGCGCGTTGATCGTCTCGGCGCGGCCAATCTCGCGCACGACGTCGATCGCGCGGATGACCGCGTCCTCGATGTACTCGTCCCAGGTTGCCTGCGCGAGCGTCGCGTCGGGGTTGCGCCAGCTCATCACGAACGTGCGGTGCCCCTGCTCCACCGCGTAGCGCAGGAAGGAGTTGTCCGGCTGCAGGTCCAGGATGTAGTACTTGTTGATGCACGGCGGCACGACGAGGAACGGCCGCTCGTACACCTTGGGCGTCAGGGGCTTGTACTCGATGAGCTGAAACAGCGCGTTTTCGAAGACCACCTGGCCCTCGGTGGTGGCGACGTTGCGACCCACCTCGAACGCGCTGTGGTCCGTCATCGAGACGAACCCCTGGCGCAAGTCGTGCAACAGGTTCTGCACCCCTTTGGCGATACTTTCGCCCTGCGTTTCGATGGCCTTCTGCTGCGCCTCGGCGTTGAGGGCGAGGAAATTGCTCGGCGCACTGGCGTCGATCCACTGCTGCACCGCGAAGCGGATGCGCGCGCGCGTCTTGGGGTCGGCCTGCACCGCCTCGGCCATGCGCATCAGCGTGCGCGCGTTGAGTAGATACAGCGCGGCGCTGTACGCTGCCACGGGGTTGCGCGCCCACGCGTCCGACGCAAACCGACGGTCCTCCTTCGGGGGCTGCACCTGTAGCCCCTGACGCCACAGCTCCCCCAGCTCGCGCAGGTAATCCTGCTGGATCTCGACCCAGGCCTTCGGGTCGAGCTGCACGGGCTGGCCGCTGATCTGCCGGAAGACGTCGGTCACGCCGGCCATCTGCCCCCAGTCGGGCATGCCCCCCATCGGCGACGCAACGCCCCCGGGCACACCGCCCGGCCAGAGCGACTGCATCGCCGACGCCCACTGTTGCATGGCCTGTTGGGCCCAGTCCATCCACGCGCCCGCGCCGTGTGGGGTGCCGTCATGGCCGGATTGCGTCATGTCCGTGTCTCCTCGATGTCATGCCACGCCATCGTAACGCGTGCTGGCGTCGTTTCCGTGACAAACGGACGGGCACCGCGTGCGGGATTTCCCGGAGGGGGGCGCGACGGCCGCCGTTTCGATGACAGTGTCATCGACCAGCCTTCCGCAACCCTGACAAAATCCGTGCCAACCGACGCACGATCCCACCACCGACTCACCCGCGATGTTCGCATACCTCGTCTTCCTCGCCTGGGGCTATGTGGTCCTGATGATGGCACTGGCCGAGGCGCTCAGCCCCGCGGGTACGCTGTTGGGCGCCTTCTTCACGCTGCTGCTGTACGGTGTGGGGCCGATGGCGCTGGTGGCGTATCTGCTGGGCACACCACTGCGGCGCAAGGCCCGGCGGCGCAACGAACAGCAAGCGAACCCAGCCCCCGCCGCGGCAGCGCTGCCGCGCGACTCAGCCGCTGCCGGCACCGGTGACGCGCCAGACGGCGGCCCCCAGCCGCCCGCTGCTGCCGTGCCGCCGGGCGTCGCGCCGGTGCGAAAAAAACCGTGACGGGTCGCTGGCTGTGCACCATGACGGTGCGCCGTCGTGGCCGTGCACGGTGCCGAATCCCAATCGCGCCAGCCGCCGACGCGCCAGCGCGGCGAGATCGGCCCACCACCGATCCGGCCGCTGCGCGACGGGCGTGAACGCCCCCGCAGCACCCGGGTCCGGCGCGACGAAGGCATCGCGCACGTCGGGCCCGACCTCGAAGGCCGACGGACCAATCGCCGCGCCGATCCACACCTGCAGCCGGCGGCGCTGCGCCGGGTCGTGCGCCGCGGGCCATTGGGCACACAGCGCCTCGAGCACGCCGCCCGCGAGGCCCCGCCAGCCGGCATGCACGGCCGCGACCGACGCCCCATCCGGCTCGGCGAACAGAATCGGCAGACAATCGGCGACCAGCACCACGCACGCCACCCCGACCGCGTCGGTCCAGCAGGCGTCGGCCTCGACGCCGTCAGGCGTGTCGGGATCCAGCCGCACCACGCTGGTGCCGTGAACCTGCCGCAAAAAGACCGGTCGCACGCCCAGCGCCCGCGCGAAGCGGGCGCGGTTCTCGGCCACCGCTGCGGGGTCGTCCCCCACGTGATCCCCCAGGTTGAGCGACGCCCACGGTCCGGCGGACACCCCGCCGGCGCGCGTGCTCATCCATCCGCACGCGCCGCTGCCGAGGTCGGCGGCGAGGCCGGTCAGCCCCGCGCGCGTGGCCCACCGCGGGCCGCCGCCCGTGTCACTCGGCATCGGGGCAACGGGACGGATGGGCGCGCTGGAACGCGTCGAGCTGCATGCAGCGCTCATAGACCGCCAGCGTCAGCGGAATGCCCTCGTACTGCAGGCCGAAGCGCTGGCCATTGACGATCTGCGGCACCAGACAGCAGTCCGCCAGGGTCGGGGTGTCCCCGTACGAGTAGACGGACGGCGGCAGACCGGCGCGCTCGCGCTCGACCGCATATTGCTGCAGCCGGCGCTCGTACATGCGCAGCCCTTCCATGACCCAGTGGTTGTACCAGGCGGCGCGCTGCGCCTCGTCCAGGCCCAGCGGCTGGGCCAGGTATTTCAGCACGCGCAGATTGTTGAGGGGGTGGATTTCGCACGCGACCGTCTGCGCCAGCGCCCGCACGCGCGCGCGCCCGAGCGGGTCGCGCGGCAGCAGCGGTGGCTCGGGGTGCGTCTCGTCCAGGTACTCGATGATCGCCATCGACTGGCTCAGGCGCGCGTGGTCCGGCTCGCCCTCGAGCGCCAGCAGCGGCACCAGCGAATCGGGGCTGATGGCCCGGTAGGCGTCGCCGTGCTGCTCCCCTTTGGCCAGGTGCACCGGGATGTAGTCGTACGGCAGGCCCTTCAGGTTCAGGGCGATGCGCACCCGAAACGAGGTGCCGGAGCGGAAGTAGTTGTAGAGCTTCATGACGGAAGGCAACGTTTTGGGGGACGTCAGACAGCGACCGAAGATAACGGGAGCGTCGGCGGATACCGGGAGCGTCGGCAACGCACGTCCGCCCGCACGGGCCGCCGCGACGCAGCGGGAGGTGACCACCCCGAGTCTATCCGCACACCGTGCCGGGCGACGCATCCTCCGCACACCCCTTGGAAAACCCCAACGACGGCGGCTGCGGCACGACGTGCCCCCCCCCGGGGGCCGTGCACCCCCGCACAACCCCCGCACAACCCCCGGAAA
This region of Tepidimonas taiwanensis genomic DNA includes:
- the pgeF gene encoding peptidoglycan editing factor PgeF — protein: MPSDTGGGPRWATRAGLTGLAADLGSGACGWMSTRAGGVSAGPWASLNLGDHVGDDPAAVAENRARFARALGVRPVFLRQVHGTSVVRLDPDTPDGVEADACWTDAVGVACVVLVADCLPILFAEPDGASVAAVHAGWRGLAGGVLEALCAQWPAAHDPAQRRRLQVWIGAAIGPSAFEVGPDVRDAFVAPDPGAAGAFTPVAQRPDRWWADLAALARRRLARLGFGTVHGHDGAPSWCTASDPSRFFSHRRDARRHGSSGRLGAAVWRVTGAGSG
- the phaC gene encoding class I poly(R)-hydroxyalkanoic acid synthase gives rise to the protein MTQSGHDGTPHGAGAWMDWAQQAMQQWASAMQSLWPGGVPGGVASPMGGMPDWGQMAGVTDVFRQISGQPVQLDPKAWVEIQQDYLRELGELWRQGLQVQPPKEDRRFASDAWARNPVAAYSAALYLLNARTLMRMAEAVQADPKTRARIRFAVQQWIDASAPSNFLALNAEAQQKAIETQGESIAKGVQNLLHDLRQGFVSMTDHSAFEVGRNVATTEGQVVFENALFQLIEYKPLTPKVYERPFLVVPPCINKYYILDLQPDNSFLRYAVEQGHRTFVMSWRNPDATLAQATWDEYIEDAVIRAIDVVREIGRAETINALGFCVGGTMLGTALAVLAARGEHKVESATFLTTLLDFTDTGVLDVFIDEAFVRYRELQFANGGILPGRELATTFSFLRPNDLVWNYVVGNYLKGETPPPFDLLYWNSDSTNLPGKWYAWYLRHLYLQNELCQPGKLTVCGERLDLGAIDIPAYVYGSREDHIVPIGGAYASTQHLGGPLRFVMGASGHIAGVINPAAKGKRSFWTGPEGHFPAQVDDWIAAATEHRGSWWTDWAPWLASHAGRLKPAPRSFGNRRYRPIEPAPGRYVKVSAEAALATLATGGTTV
- the maiA gene encoding maleylacetoacetate isomerase encodes the protein MKLYNYFRSGTSFRVRIALNLKGLPYDYIPVHLAKGEQHGDAYRAISPDSLVPLLALEGEPDHARLSQSMAIIEYLDETHPEPPLLPRDPLGRARVRALAQTVACEIHPLNNLRVLKYLAQPLGLDEAQRAAWYNHWVMEGLRMYERRLQQYAVERERAGLPPSVYSYGDTPTLADCCLVPQIVNGQRFGLQYEGIPLTLAVYERCMQLDAFQRAHPSRCPDAE